A window of the Capricornis sumatraensis isolate serow.1 chromosome 9, serow.2, whole genome shotgun sequence genome harbors these coding sequences:
- the LOC138086074 gene encoding oocyte-specific histone RNA stem-loop-binding protein 2-like has product MLRQDRKKVCEESLSSRIEMMNVGVSTEPCHARWELETDAAILQRRQKQIDYGKRTPGYQCFLQQVPKAQRQPGLHPQTPNKNRRYSRRSWDAQIRKWRRALHSWDPPSQPLQAEGCGMDNLLEPMDSTPLDDWLQALEPSENQDEE; this is encoded by the exons ATGTTGCGGCAAGACAG AAAGAAGGTGTGTGAAGAGTCTTTATCCTCCAGGATAGAGATGATGAATGTGGGAGTCAGTACAGAGCCCTGCCATGCCAG GTGGGAGCTAGAGACAGATGCAGCTATCCTACAGCGGCGGCAAAAGCAGATAGATTATGGCAAGCGCACACCTGGTTACCAGTGCTTTCTGCAGCAGGTCCCCAA GGCACAGCGACAGCCAGGACTTCACCCTCAAACACCAAACAAGAACAGGAGGTACAGCCGTCGCTCCTGGGATGCCCAGATCAGGAAGTGGAGAAGAGCCCTACATTCCTGGGACCCTCCCAGCCAGCCTCTGCAGGCTGAGGG GTGCGGAATGGACAATCTCTTAGAGCCAATGGATTCCACCCCTTTGGATGACTGGCTCCAGGCCCTGGAACCCTCAGAGAATCAGGATGAAGAGTAG